Genomic segment of Coregonus clupeaformis isolate EN_2021a chromosome 34, ASM2061545v1, whole genome shotgun sequence:
acccaggtcctttcctcaggtccatagccctcccagtcaatgaggtactggagacccctacccctccgtctggaccgaagcaggcggcggacggtgtaaaccagaccaccatcgacgagccgtggaggaggaggaccaggcgcagcagggaccagcggactctcatggatgggcttaatcttagacacatggaaagtggggtgcaccctcaggaattaggcagttggagccggacagcagttgggctaatcactcttatgatagggaatgggccaatgaaccgaggtgccagcttctgcgactccaccctgagtggcaggttcttcgatgacaaccacaccctttgaccaacatggtaggtgggagcaggaattctccgacggttggccccggtagtgtagctggcaacggacctgaggagtgtggctcgggcttgtgaccaggtgcggcgacatcgacgggcaaaagcaagtgcagatgggcaagtaacctcctcctcctggctggcaaatagaggaggctggtatccataaacacattggaaaggggacataccgatggcagagcaggtcagagaattgtgtgcgtactccacccatgtcaattgctgcgaccaggagtgggggttgcgtgaagtcatgcatcgcagtgccttctcgagctcctgattagcccgctctgactgcccattggattggggatggaatccggaagtcagactgactgtggctcccagcaggtgacagaactccttccaaaaagcggaggagaattgtggaccacggtcagaaacaacatcccttggcagtccgtggatccggaagagcgtgttccaggaccacctgggcggtctcccttggcggttgggagcttggggaggggaatgaagtgtgccatcttgctgaaacgggtcaacgatggtgagaatgacggtcatgccacttgaagggggcagccccgtgacaaagtcaagggcgatgtgagaccagggacgtctgggcacaggcaggggctgcagcaatccggctgggggctggcaggacgacttgtgttggttgcagatggggcaggcttggacgaattcccgtacatccttcctcagagagggccaccagaacctctgggcgagcaggttgtaagtgcgggtggagccagggtgacaagctaggcgggagtcatgtccccactgaatgacctgggacctcaggtcttcggggacaaaaaggcggtcagctgggcaagtgctgggacctggctggttacggagagcctccagcacctgttcctcaacagcccaggtcagagctgcaacgatgcagggacttggcagaatcgacacagggtccttggaggggggtgtcatccttctggaattgacgggagagggcgtctggcttggtgttgcgtgatccaggccggtatgacagagtgaaattaaacctggtgaagaacagggcccagcgggactgcctggagttcaaccgtttggccgtgcggatgtactccaagttcttatgatcggtccaaacgaaatggaatggtggacccctccagccagtgacgccactcctccaaggcaagcttcacagccagcagctcacggttcccctatgtcgtaattgcactcagagggggacaaccgacgtgagaaaaaggcacagggatggagcttcctatcctccgcagcccactgagaaatcacagcaccaactcccacatccgaggcgtcccacctccacaatgaattgccggtccacatcaggcatctggaggatgggagcggaggtgaaccctcaccttgagggtactgaaggctttgtcggctgctggggtccaggtgaaggggttgcttggtgctggttagagcagtgagaggggcagcaacggtactgtagttccggataaacttcctatagaagttagcaaaccccagaaactgttgcagcttctttctgttctccggaactggccacgaagtgactgctgatactttggcaggatccatttggatacttccttctgccactatgtaccccaggaaggccactgtcttgacgtgaaactcacatttctctgccttggcgtagagggaattctccagaagacgatgaaggacttgctggacatggcgggtgtgttcagacaggtttctggagtaaattaagatgtcatccaggtaaacgaagacaaacttgtttaacatgtcccgcagtacatcattcactagagcctggaacacagcaggagacattggtgaggccaaaaggcataaccagatactcgtagtggcctgttggtgtattgaatgcggttttccattcatctccctccccggatccgcactaggtggtaagcgtttctgagatccaacttggtaaaaacagtggctccctggagcaactcaaaagcagaggtgagcagaggcagagggtaacggtttttcactgtgatgtcgttgagtcccctgtagtcgatgcaggggcgaagagatccgtccttcttccccacaaagaagaagccagcaccagcaggagatgaagatgaacggattaatcctgcggacagagagccattgatgtagtcctccatggactttctttcaggagcagacaacgaataaagacgaccccttggaggagctgttccagggaggaggtcgatggcacagtcgctacggtcggtgagggggcagagatgtggctcttgctttgttaaacacctctctgagaccatggtagcattctgggacattggagaggtccggatcggagttagtaggtactggccgagggtagtgcggcagcaagcaggcaggttcggtggcagtcctctccccactccctgatcaccccggtcacccagtcgagctgagggttgtgccgggcggagccatgggtaacccaggatgagggggttggcctggagaggggagcaggtgaaactggatagtttcttgatggtttccggacagacccatcgagacccgggggccgtgacatgagtgaccgatccgagtaagtgtccgtccagtgcccgggcaggaataggaggtgtcaaacggaggttctccagtcccagttggcgtgccagcttgacgtccattatgttggcttcggcgccagaatccaccagagcagccagggtgtgagttgagtcagagaggcggaggtgaacttgcagcaggggtttgcggtcggaggactggatggtcattgaactcgaccggactccccctacgcccggtgagcttcgccctttaaagggcaggttaccacacgatgtccatcacctccacaatagaggcagaggtttgaggtgaagcggcgctggcgctctgcaggagtgagggaggctcgcccaatctccataggctcagactgatcaagctgacctgggtgagtggcagtagatgacaggagcccagtcggatctctccgaatgccggtagtaggtggaccttggcgccccctctcacgacttgacgggtctgtatccttctgtcgatcctgacagtcagtgcagatggcttcatcaagagtggaaggcagttcatgggagaccaacttcgtccttgatatagtcagccaaactatggaagaacgcgtccaccaacggtggtgtgttccaagaacttcgtctagccaggattcggaagtcgatggaatggtctgcgactgtacgtctgccttgtcgaatactgaacagttcacgagacgcctctgcggtgggtgaatccaggtcaaacaccttcagcatctcctcagcaaacaggtcgaaggttgcacatgcggggtttgacgttcgaactctgctgttccccagagtcgagctcggccccgtcaggtgagtgatggcatacccaactttagccccctccgtggcgaaggtccttggctgcaaggagaactgaagtcggcagctagtcaggaatggccggacctgggttgaatcgccgttgaaccgctcggggtttccaatcttgggttccgagcagcggctgcaatgaccggggcaggtaactcgggggctgggctggtgggcagactggctggggtacaggttggtgaggagttgaatgagcatggcgagttgttgttgctgctgctggaactgctgctcatgctcatcggtttccatgtcggggaaagtgtgcgctgagtccataatggtcagatcgtactgtcacgattcagacagacgaccagaggaccacaattgcgtcacaccagaaagtttattaaacttaagggaaaagggaagtaggggagtgaatgaaggctccagggtaacagggatcccgtccaatgcgctgggtctgtgccccccagtggcagcgatgcgtcctatgacaGTAAGAACTGATATATAATACCTATACGTACAGTGAGGGTTTTTAACAAGGCATGCCTTATGCCAGTCCACTTAACAGGAAAGcataatacaacaacaaaaaatcaatGGTGAGACAGGAGGCTGGGCCTTTAAACAGATTCCTACTGATCAATAGGTCTCTACAGTAAGTGGTGAGACAGGAGGCTGGGCCTTTAAACAGATTCCTACTGATCAATAGGTCTCTACAGTAAGTGGTGAGACAGGAGGCTGGGCCTTTAAACAGATTCCTACTGATCAATAGGTCTCTACAGTAAGTGGTGAGACAGGAGGCTGGGCCTTTAAACAGATTCCTACTGATCAATAGGTCTCTACAGTAAGTGGTGAGACAGGAGGCTGGGCCTTTAAACAGATTCCTACTGATCAATAGGTCTCTACAGTAAGTGGTGAGACAGGAGGCTGGGCCTTTAAACAGATTCCTACTGATCAATAGGTCTCTACAGTAAGTGGTGAGACAGGAGGCTGGGCCTTTAAACAGATTCCTACTGATCAATAGGTCTCTACAGTAAGTGGTGAGACAGGAGGCTGGGCCTTTAAACAGATTCCTACTGATCAATAGGTCTCTACAGTAAGTGGTGAGACAGGAGGCTGGGCCTTTAAACAGACTCCTACTGATCAATAGGTCTCTACAGTAAGTGGTGAGACAGGAGGCTGGGCCTTTAAACAGACTCCTACTGATCAATAGGTCTCTACAGTAAGTGGTGCCTCATGTCTTCTGGCTGGGTGACAGCAGCAGCTCAGTGCTGGGCTGGGGGAGTGATGGCATTTCTATCCATCATTATGGCTCATTTAGTGTCCTGGCTCTTACTTCTAATACTGCTGCATTAGAGTTTTTGGGCAGAATTCAGAATGGCACTTTCTGTATATAATGTATCTGGGATTTTTCCTCTGTTGTATATCTGCATGTtcgacattttaaaaacattttgacACTAATACTTTTAGTCATTTCACATTTTGAACATTCACAAAATCATGAGCTGCAATAAATGTGTTGGCAGTACACTATAGCTTGAAACCCCACTTGATTttcttccacctctctctctgtctttcacccAAGAGCGAGGGAAGAGAGGAGCGCTAGATCTCCTCCCTTGAGTCCTCCTGTCCACCTTTAACCCTCCTCCTCCCAGCGTTCATCACAGGAGACACAGACAGCGGTGCCAAAATACCACCGCCTCCACCCAGAGCTACAGGAGAGAAACTCATTCAGCTGAGACTGAGGGGAGCTCCCATATCTCCAGCTCAATAGGTGGAGCTTAACCTTCTCATTATGGCTTAACTGCAGTGGGCCAGATCCAAGAGAACTGAAGCACTAAAGGGGCTATAGATGCTGAAGTGTTGAGGATGGGATCTGTCCTAGGCCTTGTTGTTTTACTCAAAGCAGATGAGACACAGGTAGAATGAGATATAGGATGAAGGATTATACTGAGAACTTCCTATTCTTCCCGTACCTCCTCCCTCACTAAACATGAGCCAAGTCAGTCAGAGAGGAAAAAACAGCAACATACCAGAGGAGAGACTAAGCAAGAAAACATGATTCTCAGTAATGCACATGCAATACCAATCATGCTAGACTGTTTTCATGTAATTTCTCTCTATCCGGCAAACAAATTCCcatagtacactcttagaaaaaaaggtgctatgtagaacctaaaagggttcttcggctgtccccataggagaaccctttgaagaacccgttttggttccaggtaggacccttttggttccaggtagaacccttttgagttccatggaacccaaaagagttctaccaaaagagttctacccggaaccaaaaagggttctcttatggggacagccgaagtgaccttttggaacccttttttctaagagtgtactccaATCCAGAAATCGACATAGTTAAGGCCATACACACACAGCAGATGCTTTTCTTGCAATTGACTTGAAAAGAGCATCTGCTAGGCCTTTGttaatgaccaaaatgtaaatgtaaactgtgCTGTTGCTTTGTCCTTGGGGGTCCAGGCTGGGTTCAccggaggctggtgaggggaggacagctcataacaatggctggaatggagtaaacgGAACGGTATCAAGCACATGGAAACGCTGTGTTTGATAAGTAAagtaagtaagtagccttgcacgAGCCTTGGCTTGTGCGAGCCAGAATGGCTCATAGGAGCaagagcctatctcctgtttctgtaacgTGAGgctgtgtttgataccgttccaattattccattccagcctatttgagcccatcctccccaattaaggtgccacctcCCGCCTGTGGCTGGGTTACTGAAAAGCATATTGTGACAACTGTTGCTGTGAAAAAGGGCTATATaagtacatttgattgattgattaaccaACCTTGATGCCGTTGATCTGCAGTGTGGTCTTCTcctgtgtctctgtccctgcagGGCTGCTGGCTGTAGCTGTAGTGGTATAGGTGTAGGCCAGCTGTGGGATGAGGATAGTCTGGTTGTTACTGGTGGTAACCGCCCGGAGACAGGGCATGCCTGCACGGCCCTGGTCAGTGATGGCATAAATGGTCCCGCTGGGCAGCTGAGTGGTCATGATACTGATGGGGTTGGCACTTTGTGGGCTGGCGGTGTACAGGGACACAGGTTGGCTAGTCACCTGGTGGCCGGCGATCAGAAGTTCTTTCTTGGTTGTGCAAGTCTTCGTCAAGTTCAGGGGTTCGTCCTGATGGGAGTAAACAGTGGCGTGGTAGGTGGCGGCGGCTGCGGCCTCCTCTCGGGTGGGCTTTGGTAGAGACAGGTCCAGAGGGCCATCAGTGCTGTCCGATGAGGAGGGTTTGGCTGGGACGGGCCCCCCGGCAGTCAGGTTTAGTGGTGTGGGGGAGGCCGGGGAGCGCATGGAGCCGTTAACCTCAGCCGGAGTGGCCTCGGCTGGGCTGGACTGCATCATGGTGGGACCCTCTGTGTTCTGCTCTGGTCTTACCTTAGGGGACACAACTGTGGCCCCAGGACTCTCAGACAAGGGTCCCTCTTCCTCAGACGGAGGGGTCGGAGCCCCTAGTGAGACCTGACTTATCTGCATCTTGTCGAACCACTTCTTGACCACGTCGGTGGGCAGGCTGACTGAGTCTGAGATCTTGCTGACCTCCTCCTTGGTGGGCTCAGCGTTTAAGGCGAAGTAGGCCTTAAGGAGGGACAGGAGGTTCTTGGGCTGGTTCCCGACCCCCTCGGACAGTACCGACTCTGATTTGTCCCCATTGATCCTGAGGCCTGAGGCTTTCTTACAGTGCTCGAGTGCGTGGAACGAGTCCAGACCGCCGGGGCAGTTGTCACAGAGCAGGCAGGTCTTAGtggtctcctctccctccccatccccctccccctcccccccctcctcctcgttTTCCTCTTCCATCTTCTCTTCTTTGCTCCTGGGGGGCCTGTTGAgtgtcaggtcctctgggagtCTCTGCTGGGCCTTGCTGCAGGGCTCTATGGCAGCCTCGGCCTGGGGCTGAGCCCGGGGCTGGCCTGGCATTGTAGGCAGGGTCTGAGGTTCCTTCTTCTGGTTCTGGGCAGTAAGCTGGGTCTGgagctgggtctgggtctggctgGGGTCCAGGCTGTAGTTGATGATGATCTTGGTGGCGTTGCCGTCCTGGCCGATGATGGGCAGACTGATGGCTGAGATGAGCTGCTGGTGAGGAACACCCGTCGCCCCTGTGCCGGTCCCTGCTGCCTTGGTGTTGTTCTCCAACATCTGTCTGATCATGTTCCCGTCCACTGCCACCTTCAAGATAAAGATGATAATGGTTTGTTCATTGTTCAACAAATCATTGTACAAATAGCAACAAGCAGCTCATTACAAGTAATTCATGAATTGTAAATTGTATTTGAACtgatgatgcagacaattacattgatggaagctacaatctatgtgcaatattaaagctgatctaccccctaaaaaaagttGCATTTGAACTACAATGAAATGATTAAATACGGAGTACTATTTAGTCCTATTACAAGTTTACAAATCACCTTCAAGATGTTCTGCAGGTCTGCCAGGTTGATGCTGATAGGAGATACCAGACCCATGGTGGGGAGCATCACTGCCTGCACTGCACCCTGCAGGGGGGCTGCCGCACCCCCGTTTAACACCCCTCCTCCATGACCGTTCACTCCCGTCGTTGCTGGAGTCACCGCCATGGCCTTGTACTCATAGTCCACTGGCTCACTCTTGATCTGATTGAGGGGTAGTTGCTCCTGGAAGGgtttgtcccagatctgtgtggaGGAGGGTGAGGCGGGCATGGCTGGGGACGGGCATTGGGAGGCCTTGGCGCCGGGCCGGGGGCGGCCGTTGACTGCTGAGATCACGCTGATGCACTTCTTACTGCTGATGTGGGAACTGTAGGAGCCCGAGTGGGAGAAACGCTTCTTACAGTTGGAGCACtcgtatggcttctctcctgtagaGACAGACGGccattcacagacacacacatgaccTCCATTAGGAACAGAGCTAAATGAATAAACCTCCCGGGGAAAAAGGGTCTAATGCATTTCAATGATGCTTAAAGGCTGAGGTAATGGCACCATTGGGAAATACTCTCTAGTTGTTGGCCAGAACCGCCAAAAGAAACACAATTATGTCACATTAGGATGCCGCACAATGCTCTGAAACACAATCAAGGACACATAAAAAGTTACTAAACATAAATATTTGTTTGATGGAGGCAGAAACATCTGTATGGATGGTGTGGCCAATAGAAACTCACTTCTACAATTACCCCAAACTTTTTTCCACATAATaaaacacacacgtgcacatacacacacacacgtgcacacactgaGGGGTCCACTCACCGCTGTGGATGCGTAGGTGCTCCTTCAGGTGGTGCTTGTACTTAAATGCTTTTTCACATTCGGTGCAGTTGAATTTTCGGTTGACCCCCGACTGCGTCACGTGCCTCTGTCagacaaagggagagagggggagggggaggggatggTCAGTTCACTTCAGTCACACACTCATGAAAACAGGCACTTTGTACTACTTTCAATTCATGAAACAACCACTTTAAACAATGGCTAAAAACAATGGTTAAATACCAGGATATTAAATTCATCATGGATGTGATCAACACTGAGCACATGCCATGTGCCTACTTAACCCACTTCCTGGGTTTTGGACACGAAGTTCACATCACATTACCTTttatctacactcttagaaaaagggttccaaaagggttcttcggctgtccccataggataaccctttttggttccaggtagaacacttttgagttccatgtagaaccttctgtAGAAAGGGTTCGACATGGAACACAGAATGGCACATGGCATGTGCTCATTGTTGATCACATCCATGATGAATTTAATATCCTGGTATTTAACCATTGTTTTtagccaaaaagggttcttcaaagggttctactatggggacagctgaaaaacccatttaggttctagatagcacctttttttctaagagtgtacactgGTCAAAAAAATCCTGTTGTTTTTTCGGTAACATAATGGCAGCCAGTTacctgtaagttactgtaaaaaaTTATGTTACCGTAAGTTTCTTTGGAATTTACGGTAACATActgtacttaaaaaaaaaaaaaacataacttacaggtaactggctgccagtaagttactgtaaaaacaACAGGTTTTTTTTAGTGTACAAAATCTTTACTACACACTACGCAGTGCTGTAGCTAGTAGTTGACAAACTATAAGTGTTATGTATAGGGTTGTGTCTATAGGTACCTGGTCTCTACCAGCTTTGTGGGCCGTCATGTGTCTCTCCAGCTGTGTGCGGTAGGCAAAAGTGTAGCTGCAGTGGGAGCAGCTGAAGTTGTCCTCGCTCTTCTCGTGGCGCAGCTTGATGTGCTCCTTCAGGGACGTGTAGCGCTTGTAGCCGCGTGAGCAGTAGGGACAGGTGAGGAGCTGGGAGAATGCATCCGGAGTGCCTGGTGGGGGGAgtagagagacggggagggagggagcatgagagtgggtgtgggtgtggagaCGTCTGTAGACTAATCAGAGGGTCAATAGAGAGTAAGGGTTATTTGATGTGGTTGATTGACAGACGCTGTTTCACCCATTTCACCCAGTACTGACCGATCCTCTGTTAAGACTCACAGAGGGTCTATAAACACTAACTACATGACAGATGCTGCAACATACTCTCACCTGCTGGCTGGATACTGTTGGTTATTCATTAGTAACATAACAAGTGTCACAACACTTCTGCTCTCGGAGTTGGAAATGTGCAATCAACAGCACTAGTTTACATGAGTAACATGATTAGTGTATGTGTCTTTAAAATATTGGAATTCAAGGcctatatctttttttttttaaacacccaTTGGTTTCAAATGAATGCCCAGACGTTGGATAAAAGCCTGCTGGAAACACAGTAGAACACGGTAAGGAGACATAATGCACACCTAGCTCCAGTTCCCCAGGGTTATTATGCTCCACTGGGTCCCACACAGGTAAAGTATTACCTGTTAACAGGTGATGTATTAAGCCTCCCTGCTGGCCAGGTGAACCTCTCAGGATGtga
This window contains:
- the LOC121549547 gene encoding zinc finger E-box-binding homeobox 1, whose product is MADGPRCKRRKQANPRRNNVTNYSNVVKTPGSDSDDEDKLHIVEEDGSMADGADCDSNVPSEDHNGDHWDEVREECGSDGEDDGRTDALVEEMLQQGDTAVIYPEAPEDEPRQGTPEASGHDENGTPDAFSQLLTCPYCSRGYKRYTSLKEHIKLRHEKSEDNFSCSHCSYTFAYRTQLERHMTAHKAGRDQRHVTQSGVNRKFNCTECEKAFKYKHHLKEHLRIHSGEKPYECSNCKKRFSHSGSYSSHISSKKCISVISAVNGRPRPGAKASQCPSPAMPASPSSTQIWDKPFQEQLPLNQIKSEPVDYEYKAMAVTPATTGVNGHGGGVLNGGAAAPLQGAVQAVMLPTMGLVSPISINLADLQNILKVAVDGNMIRQMLENNTKAAGTGTGATGVPHQQLISAISLPIIGQDGNATKIIINYSLDPSQTQTQLQTQLTAQNQKKEPQTLPTMPGQPRAQPQAEAAIEPCSKAQQRLPEDLTLKEETTKTCLLCDNCPGGLDSFHALEHCKKASGLRINGDKSESVLSEGVGNQPKNLLSLLKAYFALNAEPTKEEVSKISDSVSLPTDVVKKWFDKMQISQVSLGAPTPPSEEEGPLSESPGATVVSPKVRPEQNTEGPTMMQSSPAEATPAEVNGSMRSPASPTPLNLTAGGPVPAKPSSSDSTDGPLDLSLPKPTREEAAAAATYHATVYSHQDEPLNLTKTCTTKKELLIAGHQVTSQPVSLYTASPQSANPISIMTTQLPSGTIYAITDQGRAGMPCLRAVTTSNNQTILIPQLAYTYTTTATASSPAGTETQEKTTLQINGIKEERQDTSSESVSTMEELNDSDSAPSRKKIRKTESGMYACDLCDKIFQKSSSLLRHKYEHTGKRPHECGICRKAFKHKHHLIEHMRLHSGEKPYQCDKCGKRFSHSGSYSQHMNHRYSYCKKEAQEGGQGGIGEEVLEEEMESPVGLALGLGGEQQEQSDSRPTSSHLDSDERGSSTREDEEESEEEGEEEDMETAAGEEEEGDPDRVLDMDDIQVVRIGDEGGNEEEEEEEEEEGEREEDTGQEEGDNEEEQGVERVVVGGEGEEGEEEEEEGVVGVEVKEEQEEEEVTREKADTRQEEVQENREKEQEQAEKQVEEEQAEKQVEEEQAEKQVEEEQAERQVEEEQAERQVEEEEAERQVEEEQAERQVEEEEAERQVEEEQAERQVEEEETERQMEEEQAERQVEEEQAERQVEEEQAEKQVEEEQAEKQVEEEQAERQVEEEQAEKQVEEEQAEKQVEEEQAEWQVEEEQAEKQVEEEQAERHVEEEETIDTEKGVTSEDKEESGEREAEESEVMKENEGETNRNTVSEDENQTPTGEKGDTN